CCATGCCCTCTGTTGAGCCCGGCATGGCTGTTGTCCGTGTAGCCGCGTCCTTGATCAGCTCCGGAACCGAATCCTCCTTTGTCGCTGAAGGCGGCACGGCGGGCTTCCTGCTGAAGAAAGCGCGTGACCCGCTCAATGTCGAAAAACTCAAACGAAAATTAGCTACCGTTGGTATCAAAAGTACGTGGGAACTGG
The window above is part of the Candidatus Hydrogenedentota bacterium genome. Proteins encoded here:
- a CDS encoding oxidoreductase, with amino-acid sequence MKQVLIKGGSVKVEEVPMPSVEPGMAVVRVAASLISSGTESSFVAEGGTAGFLLKKARDPLNVEKLKRKLATVGIKSTWEL